AGTATAGTGCGCTGCCAAGCGCACTAAAAGGTGCCCTCCTAGGGCACCCTCTAGTTATTTACCTCTTTTTCCATATCAATGTCTCTTGCAGGTCAATACCCATATGATCGCGCATCGTCAACGACAAAGGGAATAAACTCGTTCTTTAATTCTATTTATCTATAAGATATACTTTTAGCTCTCCAGACCCTTCATTTCTCGGATCCGCGGATAAACAGCAAGATTATGGCTGTTCAGCAAGGCTTTAGCCTTCTCCATTTCTCCTTTTTCTAAGAGGGATACAATTTCCTTGTGTTCTCTCAGAGAAGTTCTGATCGATTCTTCCTTCATAAACGCCAGGGATTGAAGGGAAATGAGAGGACTCGCCAATCGGGAGTATGTATTTTGAATCACTTCACTGCGACTAGCTTTAATGAGTTGGTAATGAAACTCATAATTTAGTTTGGCGTAGGCCCTACGCTCTAGACCTTCATTTCCCATTTCTACAATCAATTTCTTCATCTGCTCAAGGCACATCCCACGTTCGCGGGTATCCATTCGGTCTATGGAAAGAAGCTCTAAGTAATTTCTAATTTCTAATATGTCACGAAATTCTTCTGTCGTAAAGCCCTTTACCACCGTACCTCTTCTCGGGGTTTTCTGCACATATCCTTCTAAGTTCAATAAATAAAAAGCTTCCCGATAGATTTGTCAAAATTTATTAAATTATGGCACACTTATGCTGTCTATATGGTCAGAAGACATGATGGTCTTTGTTTCTCGTGAACATGAGCTAGCCGTACGTGAAAATATATCCCTTTTAGAGCTTAGGGAAGAGAATTTTTTGTATAGCAAGCTGACTTTGTCCCTCGAATTATCAGCATTGGGCTCGTCTCTGCCAATCTCGGTATCTTGGGTATTATCGGTAGCATAGACACAAAAAAGGAGCAGACCCCTGCTCCCTCCACCTACACACAGTCTTTTAGCTCCTCTTCATTCCATCCTTTACATACATCTACCCATTCCTTGGCCAAGGAATATTCGTAAAGCTCCTCACAGGTCAGTTCAATGGCCGAGTTCGTACTTCCGCAAGCAGGGAATACGGAGTCGAACCGCTTCATGGATATGTCCAAATAAACGGCAAGCTCATTCTTCAATCCAAATGGGCAAACCCCACCGATGGCATGTCCCGTCTGCTCTAGCACTTCCTCAGGGGTAAGCATACGAGCCTTGAACCCAAAGAATTCGCGAAACTTTTTATTGTCGATCTTCGCATCGCCTGCAGCAACAACTAAGATCGCTTGTTCCTCACTCCCTCGAAAAGACAAGGTCTTCGCAATCCGGGCAGGCTCCACCCCAATTGTATCCGCCGCTTGATCAACTGTAGCACTTAGGGTGTTAAATTCCATTACGTCACCATCGCGATCCCATTTCTTAAAATGAGATTTTACACTTTCCAAAGACATCTAATTCCCAGCCTTTCTCTTAAGATTATGTAAGGGATAATATTATTACTTATTCTGCATGAATATTTTGGCAAGCCCTCTAATGTACTATAATATAGATGAATAAGCCTATTCAACTGAAAGGAACCCTGCCGATGAGTATGGAACAAAGCCTACAAAGATTTAAAGAATTAGAACTTCGAATTTGTCATTTAAACAGTATCTCCTCTCTCGTTCAATGGGATATGGAGACCATTTCTCCCAAGTTAGGTCTACCTTACATGTCTGAGGCGGTTGGAACTCTTGCGCTCGAGATTTTTCGCCTAACCACGTCCGACGAGATGAAAGAATGTCTGGACGTCCTTATGGAATCTTCTAACTATGAGCCATTTGATCAAGCTACAAGGGCCTCCCTTCGAGAAGCGAAACGACAATACGATCAAACGAAGAAAATACCTGAAGCCCTTTACAAAGAGTACTCCATCCTCACCGCCAACGCCCAGCGAATCTGGCAAGAAGCTAGAGCTAAGAACGAATTTTCCCTATTCGAACCAAGTCTGCAGCGCATCATTGAGATCAACCGCGAATTCGCAGGATATTATGGCTATGAGGAGCATCCTTATGATGCTTTGCTAGATCAATTTGAGCCGGGATATACGGTCAAGGTTTTAGACGGATTATTTGGGACTTTACGAGCAAAGACCATTGATCTTTTGCAACGTATTCAACAATCCTCTTATCAACCAAAGACTAGCTTCTTGAAACAAAATTATCCGAAAAGGCAACAACAAGACTTCTGCCAAATCCTCCTTACCAAGCTTGGATTTAATAAAGAAGCAGGCATGCTTGCGGAAAGTGCTCACCCGTTTGCTACCGGAATCTCGTTGCAAAACGTGCGCATCACCACAAACTATCACGAAGACGATATCCGTTCCGCCGTTACAAGCGTCATCCATGAACTAGGACATGCCGTCTACGAACAAAATATTTCCAAAGATTACGAAGGAACCTTCGTAAGAGATGGCGCATCCATGGGGATTCATGAGTCTCAGTCCAGATTCTTTGAGAACATGATCGGGAGAAGCGAGGCGTTTTGGCGTGGTCTTTATCCAATGTTGCAGGAGCACTTCCCTCAAGAATTAGATTCAACTTCAGTGGAAGAGTTTCACCGCTCCCTTAATATCGTGGAACCCTCTCTGATTCGAATTGAGGCAGATGAACTCACGTATAATCTGCATATCATGCTTCGTTATGAGCTAGAGAAGGCCATGATGGCAGGAGAATTAAATGCCAAGGACTTGCCACTTGCTTGGAATAAAAAAATGGAAGAGTATCTTGGGTTAACCCCTCCCACCGATTCCGTTGGGGTCCTACAGGATATTCATTGGTGCTTTGCCATCGGGTATTTTCCGTCTTACACACTTGGCAATTTATATTCGGCGCAGCTGTATAACCACATTCAAAAAGAAATCCCAACCTTTGATCAATTGCTCATTGAAGGAAATTTGAAGCCAATCCTAGATTGGCTACACAATCATATTCATCAGCATGGGAAACTCTATACGCCATCTGAACTCATTGAGCGAGTCACAGGGGAGAAATTAAACTCAGATTACCTTATCCGTTACTTTGAAGAGAAATTCAATCACATTTATAAGCTGCATTAGGAATCTTAACAGAAAACTTCCGGTTATTCCCGTCAAGTCATGAGGACGGAACACTGGAAGTTTTTCTGCCAAAAAAATAGAAAGAAGGTGCCCCCTCGGGGTCAGTTTTACCGACCTTCGGAGCCACCTTCCTTCTTTCTAGTTATTCGCTAGTTTCGGTGACATTTTTTCACCCAGCGGTTCCATCCCGTCCATATCTTCAGCCGGCTTGGCTCGTTTAATAAAGAACGCTAGAATCAGCGCTATACCAGCAATAAAGACGGAAACAAAGAAAGCATCGTTAATCCCCTCTAACATCGCCTTCATCATGACTTGTTCATTCATCACTCCGCTCGCCGCTGCCATAAGTTCCGCTGCATGAACCTCGGTTCGATTGGACATGACAGTGACGAGTAATGCCGTACCAATCGCCCCAGACACTTGCTGCATCGTATTATTCATGGCAGTCCCATGTGGATAGAAACGCTTAGGCAATTGATTTAACCCATTCGTTGAAACGGGCATCATCACCATCGACATTCCTAACATCCGGATGGAGTATAAAACAACTAGATACGTATACGTCGTTTCGAGCGTTAATTGGCTTAAATAATAACTCGTGACTGTTGTGAGTGCAAGTCCGATAATCGCAAGGGTACGACCCCCATATTTATCAAACAGTCTACCTGTAATAGGGGACATTAAAGCCATAATAATAGCTCCAGGCAACATCATTAACCCCGCATCTAATGGGGAGATGCCTCGAATCGTTTGCACATAGATCGGCATCAGGACCATTCCCGAGAACAGTGCCATAGTCACGACCATAGAAATCGTAATCGAGAGAGCGTACATCGGATATTTATAAATCGTGAAATTAAGCATGGGTTTCTCTTGCTTTAATTGTCGACGAATAAAGATGACTATGGCCACCAATCCCAAAATAATCATTCCATAGACTTGTGGACTCGCCCATCCCTGTTTCCCTGCGGAGCTAAATCCATACAACAAGGCGCCAAATCCGACACTAGATAACACAAGGGAAAATGAATCTAAATGCAAATCAACTTTTTCCTTCTTGTCTTTTAATAAAAAGATACCGACCAACAAGATGGCAAAAGCAACAGGAGTCACGACATGAAACAGCATTCTCCAATCATAATGTTCGACTAACCAACCGGATAAAGTGGGTCCAATAGCCGGGGCTCCCATCATAATCAAACCAAAGACCCCCATGGCCGTTCCTCTTTTTTCGATAGGGAAGCTTACCAACATAACATTCATGAGTAAAGGCATCATGATCGCTGAACCTGCAGCTTGAGTCATCCGTCCCGCAAGCAAGAGCTCAAATACATGGGCTTCTCCTGCCATAATCGTTCCTATAGTAAAAATCCCCATTGCGGCTAGAAATAAATGACGTATCGAATATTTTTGAATTAAATAAGCCGTTGTTGGGATTAAAATCCCATTCACCAACATGTAACCTGTTGTAAGCCATTGAACTGTTGATGCTTCAACCTTCAAATCTGCCATGATGGAAGGTAAGGCAATATTTAAAAGAGTATTGTTTAATAACGTTAGGAATGCCCCAATCATTAAAATCGAGAGCATTCCATAAGGGGGACGCGACATATGAGTTTCTGTCGAGGTCAAAGTAATCTTCCTCTCATTGAACGTTAAGTTCGTTTTTTAACTACTAATTTACCCTATGTATCATATATCATCTCCAATTATATTTCAATAGCTAAACTTTTGTCATTACAATATCTTTGTAACAATTTATTTTAATAACTGAAATATTTTAAGGGATGTACCAAGGATTATTTTGTCCCAAAAAATAAAAGAGTCGACAAGCTATCTGTCGACTCATCTACATCGTACTTTCCTCGAGTGTAACCCTTAATTGCCTAGTCTGGGCAATAGCGTAAGACTTTACAACCCCTTTTTGACTGACATCGACCTTGTCGACTTCCTTGAATGGGATCGTGATTTCAAATCTATTACCAAAAGGAAACGGTTTCAACTGCACTTCTTGATCACCCATCCAATCCGCAACCAAGACGTTGTCACAGAAATCGGGAAAGGAAAAATGAAGCCCCTTGGCAAACCACTCATACTGGTTTCTCGGCGTCCCCGGCGGTTGCATACAAACGAATAACGAGAGCTCGTCACATAAAACAAGAGCGTTCAAGTGACGTTTAAGCTTCTCCTCTTGAGCATCCACTCTCTTTTTTAGTCGAGTTTGTCTTAGTTGTTCACGGTGAATAAACATCATCGTGTCCTCATTGATGAAGCGCTTGGCCAATGCCG
The genomic region above belongs to Ammoniphilus sp. CFH 90114 and contains:
- a CDS encoding GntR family transcriptional regulator; amino-acid sequence: MQKTPRRGTVVKGFTTEEFRDILEIRNYLELLSIDRMDTRERGMCLEQMKKLIVEMGNEGLERRAYAKLNYEFHYQLIKASRSEVIQNTYSRLASPLISLQSLAFMKEESIRTSLREHKEIVSLLEKGEMEKAKALLNSHNLAVYPRIREMKGLES
- a CDS encoding DUF3891 family protein, with amino-acid sequence MKLIVYEKEKTFVLITQHDHAQVSGDIMSAWKSDWLNRDERRADLIYAAYQHDRGWIDLDQFPLWNDAKNQPFTFFDFPAKIRFQYYVKGLDEVEQVNEYAALLCSLLYTALAKRFINEDTMMFIHREQLRQTRLKKRVDAQEEKLKRHLNALVLCDELSLFVCMQPPGTPRNQYEWFAKGLHFSFPDFCDNVLVADWMGDQEVQLKPFPFGNRFEITIPFKEVDKVDVSQKGVVKSYAIAQTRQLRVTLEESTM
- a CDS encoding carboxypeptidase M32, translating into MSMEQSLQRFKELELRICHLNSISSLVQWDMETISPKLGLPYMSEAVGTLALEIFRLTTSDEMKECLDVLMESSNYEPFDQATRASLREAKRQYDQTKKIPEALYKEYSILTANAQRIWQEARAKNEFSLFEPSLQRIIEINREFAGYYGYEEHPYDALLDQFEPGYTVKVLDGLFGTLRAKTIDLLQRIQQSSYQPKTSFLKQNYPKRQQQDFCQILLTKLGFNKEAGMLAESAHPFATGISLQNVRITTNYHEDDIRSAVTSVIHELGHAVYEQNISKDYEGTFVRDGASMGIHESQSRFFENMIGRSEAFWRGLYPMLQEHFPQELDSTSVEEFHRSLNIVEPSLIRIEADELTYNLHIMLRYELEKAMMAGELNAKDLPLAWNKKMEEYLGLTPPTDSVGVLQDIHWCFAIGYFPSYTLGNLYSAQLYNHIQKEIPTFDQLLIEGNLKPILDWLHNHIHQHGKLYTPSELIERVTGEKLNSDYLIRYFEEKFNHIYKLH
- a CDS encoding DHA2 family efflux MFS transporter permease subunit; protein product: MSRPPYGMLSILMIGAFLTLLNNTLLNIALPSIMADLKVEASTVQWLTTGYMLVNGILIPTTAYLIQKYSIRHLFLAAMGIFTIGTIMAGEAHVFELLLAGRMTQAAGSAIMMPLLMNVMLVSFPIEKRGTAMGVFGLIMMGAPAIGPTLSGWLVEHYDWRMLFHVVTPVAFAILLVGIFLLKDKKEKVDLHLDSFSLVLSSVGFGALLYGFSSAGKQGWASPQVYGMIILGLVAIVIFIRRQLKQEKPMLNFTIYKYPMYALSITISMVVTMALFSGMVLMPIYVQTIRGISPLDAGLMMLPGAIIMALMSPITGRLFDKYGGRTLAIIGLALTTVTSYYLSQLTLETTYTYLVVLYSIRMLGMSMVMMPVSTNGLNQLPKRFYPHGTAMNNTMQQVSGAIGTALLVTVMSNRTEVHAAELMAAASGVMNEQVMMKAMLEGINDAFFVSVFIAGIALILAFFIKRAKPAEDMDGMEPLGEKMSPKLANN
- a CDS encoding YbaK/EbsC family protein is translated as MSLESVKSHFKKWDRDGDVMEFNTLSATVDQAADTIGVEPARIAKTLSFRGSEEQAILVVAAGDAKIDNKKFREFFGFKARMLTPEEVLEQTGHAIGGVCPFGLKNELAVYLDISMKRFDSVFPACGSTNSAIELTCEELYEYSLAKEWVDVCKGWNEEELKDCV